In Sphingobacterium zeae, one genomic interval encodes:
- a CDS encoding SusD/RagB family nutrient-binding outer membrane lipoprotein, with amino-acid sequence MKNKVLIAILSTALAVTGCKDSFFDINTNPNKPTEPLVKASYLLPMVIEQTAARMGTQYSFSASWAGYYGRGSGFGPSLPLENYDITPNFEITHWANTSTSMNTWYDVLTDANFLEKKGRAQNEDFYVATAKVMKAIGFMYLVDIYNNVPYSDALKGDESIAPKYDKGEDIYKDLLIQLDSARLIFKSTNLAVSDEAKKADVLFGGNLTNWRKLANTQSLKLLIHQSEFKKDPKDEIAKIIADGSGFIETGKTAKLTIAFSNDRYKVNPVYSKYVADETGAETDGFNRPSPYLLNRYKSNNDIRYQYLFLKAINPINPNEPWAAGKPLGAPTVAGTNSAQESRVIGTGILKDGTQPLWLLTSVESLFLQAEAIQRGWITGDARVAYENAVKESFTYLNVANAANESTSLLNNSASWTAASNKLELIINQKYLALPGINNFEAWVDYRRLGYPKDVPLSVNQTVGNKKIPLRLAYPQNEYSFNSANVSAQGTIDPQKNGVFWDVN; translated from the coding sequence ATGAAAAATAAAGTTTTAATAGCAATTCTTTCTACCGCATTAGCTGTTACGGGTTGTAAAGATAGTTTTTTCGATATAAATACAAATCCGAACAAACCAACAGAACCATTAGTAAAGGCAAGTTACCTTTTACCAATGGTAATAGAACAGACAGCTGCGAGAATGGGTACACAATATAGTTTTTCTGCTTCTTGGGCAGGATATTATGGGAGAGGAAGTGGCTTCGGACCGTCTTTACCATTGGAAAATTATGATATCACGCCAAATTTTGAGATAACGCACTGGGCGAACACGTCTACCTCCATGAATACTTGGTATGATGTTTTAACAGATGCTAATTTTTTGGAGAAAAAAGGCAGAGCCCAAAATGAAGATTTTTATGTAGCAACAGCAAAGGTTATGAAAGCAATCGGCTTTATGTACTTAGTTGATATATATAATAACGTGCCATACTCCGACGCATTAAAAGGAGACGAATCTATCGCTCCAAAATATGATAAAGGAGAAGATATTTATAAAGATTTATTAATCCAATTAGATTCAGCACGACTTATTTTCAAATCTACAAATTTAGCAGTATCCGATGAAGCCAAAAAGGCGGACGTATTGTTCGGTGGCAATTTAACTAATTGGCGAAAGTTAGCTAATACACAATCTTTAAAATTGCTAATCCATCAATCTGAATTTAAAAAAGATCCGAAAGACGAAATTGCTAAGATAATCGCGGATGGTTCTGGATTTATAGAAACGGGAAAAACAGCTAAATTAACAATAGCGTTTTCAAATGATAGATATAAAGTCAATCCTGTATATTCAAAATATGTCGCTGACGAAACTGGCGCTGAAACTGATGGATTTAATAGACCAAGTCCATATTTACTAAATAGATATAAAAGCAATAATGATATTCGTTATCAATATCTATTTTTAAAAGCGATAAATCCAATAAATCCAAACGAACCATGGGCAGCAGGAAAGCCTTTAGGAGCACCAACTGTCGCTGGTACGAATTCCGCGCAAGAATCGCGTGTTATAGGAACAGGTATTTTAAAGGATGGTACTCAGCCATTATGGTTACTTACATCAGTTGAGAGCTTATTCTTGCAGGCGGAAGCTATACAGCGAGGATGGATAACAGGAGATGCTAGGGTGGCTTATGAAAATGCAGTAAAAGAATCATTCACATACTTAAATGTTGCCAATGCCGCTAATGAATCAACAAGCTTATTAAATAATTCTGCTTCTTGGACGGCTGCTTCAAATAAATTGGAGCTTATTATTAATCAAAAATATTTAGCTCTACCTGGAATAAATAATTTTGAAGCTTGGGTGGATTATAGAAGACTTGGATATCCAAAAGACGTTCCACTTTCAGTGAACCAAACCGTCGGTAACAAAAAGATTCCTTTGCGCCTGGCTTATCCACAAAATGAATATAGTTTTAATAGTGCGAATGTTAGTGCTCAAGGAACTATTGATCCGCAAAAAAATGGTGTATTCTGGGATGTAAATTAG